In one window of Cellulophaga sp. HaHa_2_95 DNA:
- the thiS gene encoding sulfur carrier protein ThiS — translation MISITVNEKPIRIEKNTNVLQLLEKLQTPQNGIAVALNNNIITKDFWKYEILDENDSLLIIQATQGG, via the coding sequence ATGATTTCTATTACCGTAAATGAAAAACCAATACGTATTGAAAAAAATACAAACGTATTGCAACTTCTTGAAAAATTGCAAACGCCTCAAAACGGAATTGCAGTCGCTTTGAACAATAACATTATCACCAAAGATTTCTGGAAATATGAAATCTTAGATGAGAATGATTCCCTTCTAATTATTCAGGCCACTCAAGGCGGTTAG